Proteins encoded in a region of the Candidatus Moanabacter tarae genome:
- the yrbG gene encoding Inner membrane protein YrbG: protein MEDFIGKILEHQHTSILLAIVSVSIYILMKGADLLVREVIILSRHLGVPSFLIGATIVSLGTTFPEAAVSVFAAVQGKPDLALGNAVGSIICDTGLILGIATLISPPRLPSSIVNRQGWIQLGVGFLLVFSAIPYANLRGIPVSGGRLPQTIGLVFLVLLVIYLYFSIRWAQRIRSENENESDLPDSDFSTIAILGKLVLGIILVVVSSQVLIPAAEECAIRFNVPDSVIATTIVAFGTSLPELVTAITAVRRGHGELAVGNIIGADILNVLFVAGSAAAVTRNGLSAPPLFFYYLFPAMLFILIVFRVGILVSGDRLNRGFGMILLSAYLVITFIQMQLER, encoded by the coding sequence ATGGAAGATTTTATTGGAAAAATCCTAGAACACCAACACACGTCTATTCTCCTGGCGATTGTTTCTGTATCTATCTATATCCTGATGAAAGGTGCAGATCTATTGGTTAGAGAGGTTATCATCCTTTCTAGACACTTGGGTGTTCCTTCCTTTCTTATCGGTGCCACTATTGTAAGTCTAGGTACCACATTTCCTGAAGCCGCAGTATCTGTCTTTGCTGCAGTTCAAGGAAAGCCGGACCTAGCTTTAGGTAATGCGGTTGGATCCATAATCTGCGACACGGGATTGATTTTGGGGATCGCAACATTGATTTCACCTCCCCGACTTCCGAGTTCTATTGTTAATCGCCAAGGATGGATCCAACTGGGAGTAGGATTCCTTCTTGTGTTCTCGGCTATCCCCTATGCGAACCTGAGAGGTATTCCTGTAAGTGGAGGGCGGTTACCACAAACGATCGGATTAGTCTTTCTGGTCTTGCTCGTGATCTACCTTTATTTTTCGATTCGGTGGGCTCAAAGAATTCGAAGCGAGAACGAAAATGAATCTGACTTACCTGATTCGGATTTTTCCACAATAGCTATTCTTGGAAAGCTGGTTCTTGGGATAATATTGGTTGTTGTTTCGTCGCAGGTATTAATACCTGCAGCAGAAGAATGTGCAATTCGGTTCAATGTCCCCGACAGTGTTATTGCTACTACCATTGTTGCCTTTGGGACATCTCTTCCTGAGCTCGTTACGGCAATTACAGCGGTCCGGCGAGGCCATGGCGAGTTAGCTGTAGGAAACATTATTGGAGCAGACATTCTCAATGTGCTATTTGTTGCTGGTTCGGCTGCAGCCGTCACAAGGAATGGTCTTTCCGCTCCACCCCTTTTCTTTTATTACCTGTTCCCAGCCATGCTTTTTATCCTCATAGTTTTTAGGGTTGGCATTCTGGTTTCAGGGGATAGACTGAACCGTGGTTTTGGCATGATTCTTCTTTCCGCCTATCTTGTGATTACCTTCATCCAAATGCAGCTCGAACGTTAG
- the yocK gene encoding General stress protein 16O, producing MNSKKTKTSNGNTPNSPSEKTLKKKESTKTKSTKSIAKKKKSSPTRKSALKSTVKRKRKTPYSRKKKDSPVRKTSDKYPIPTETNNLESEAQPKDGPPSEFEVNSKTGSPIVFSFEDVQEVIRSQSHQPEKESKKKLPRKTQKNLKPKKSSKPKGEKTAEPPREHRQLGAASLADILGYNPITKNQKPIPQPTSIPRKHQSYYRKLIKLRDHLKQGLRGYQDPLKGSGKDDSNDGSPYNQNVSYGETDDFERDFTLNLVSNEQDVLIEIEAAIDRIFDGSYGICEVTGKAINRERLAAIPFTRFSVEGQMEYEASNKKTLNRQTILLDSNTDSGDRSTFEEEE from the coding sequence ATGAACTCTAAAAAGACAAAAACATCAAACGGGAATACACCGAACTCTCCCAGTGAAAAAACTTTAAAAAAGAAAGAGTCCACAAAAACTAAATCAACCAAATCTATAGCCAAAAAAAAGAAGAGTTCACCAACCCGAAAATCCGCACTAAAATCGACAGTAAAGAGGAAAAGAAAAACTCCCTATAGCAGGAAAAAAAAGGATTCACCAGTTAGGAAAACATCCGATAAATATCCAATTCCCACTGAAACTAACAATCTGGAAAGTGAAGCTCAACCGAAAGATGGACCCCCTTCTGAATTTGAGGTAAACTCGAAAACTGGATCTCCCATTGTATTTTCTTTTGAAGATGTCCAGGAAGTAATTCGTTCACAATCCCACCAGCCGGAAAAGGAATCAAAGAAAAAACTTCCGCGTAAAACTCAAAAAAATCTCAAACCAAAAAAATCATCAAAACCAAAAGGCGAAAAAACAGCCGAGCCACCCAGAGAGCATCGGCAATTAGGAGCAGCATCATTGGCTGATATCTTGGGATATAATCCCATTACAAAAAACCAAAAGCCAATACCCCAACCGACGAGCATCCCGAGAAAGCATCAATCATATTACCGGAAACTCATTAAACTTAGAGACCATTTAAAACAGGGACTGAGGGGCTATCAAGATCCATTAAAAGGATCAGGCAAGGATGATTCAAATGATGGATCGCCCTATAACCAGAATGTAAGCTACGGAGAAACTGATGATTTCGAGCGTGATTTCACCCTCAATCTGGTTTCCAACGAGCAAGATGTCCTTATAGAGATAGAGGCAGCTATTGACCGAATCTTCGACGGCTCCTACGGAATCTGTGAAGTAACAGGAAAGGCGATCAATCGGGAACGACTAGCTGCCATCCCCTTTACCCGTTTTTCAGTTGAAGGACAGATGGAATATGAGGCCTCGAACAAGAAAACTCTGAATCGTCAAACTATACTCCTCGACTCGAATACTGATTCGGGGGATAGGTCTACGTTCGAAGAAGAAGAATAG
- a CDS encoding hypothetical protein (UPF0701 protein HI_0467) — protein sequence MTGYGRGEACEQGLGLIVELVSLNRRNFDISFSMPKEWLSLERSLSEPIRKRVFRGRIQASVRMGHLEGEEQRFWSDVYMEGALKRLSEFARNHGIPFKPTVRDLVEIAALERKASSLPEPDRVMPIAQSALETALNELMEMRECEGKSLAKDLSDRTQSLMQLIGEIQKKSVNIVPQYRILLNERLKKAGLELDLDDERVLKEIALFADRSDFSEEITRLESHIQQFQDYIGSEGQVGRKLEFLTQEINRELNTIGGKANNLHVSKLIIEAKSEVERVREQVQNVE from the coding sequence ATGACTGGATACGGCCGTGGCGAGGCATGTGAACAAGGACTGGGGTTAATTGTTGAATTGGTTTCTCTCAATCGGCGTAATTTTGATATTAGTTTTTCAATGCCGAAAGAATGGTTATCGCTGGAAAGAAGTTTATCAGAACCCATCCGCAAAAGGGTTTTTCGTGGTCGAATCCAGGCTTCAGTTCGAATGGGACATCTGGAGGGGGAAGAACAGAGGTTCTGGAGTGATGTCTACATGGAGGGAGCTCTCAAGCGGCTATCGGAATTTGCACGAAACCATGGGATTCCTTTCAAGCCAACAGTAAGAGATCTCGTTGAGATAGCGGCGTTGGAGCGAAAGGCGAGTTCGTTGCCGGAACCGGATAGGGTGATGCCGATAGCCCAATCTGCACTTGAAACAGCATTAAATGAGCTCATGGAAATGCGTGAATGTGAGGGAAAATCACTTGCTAAGGATCTTTCTGATCGGACCCAGTCCCTCATGCAACTGATTGGGGAAATTCAAAAAAAATCGGTGAACATTGTTCCTCAGTACCGTATTCTTCTTAATGAGAGGCTCAAGAAAGCTGGATTAGAACTAGATCTGGACGATGAACGAGTCTTAAAAGAAATTGCTCTTTTCGCAGATCGAAGCGATTTTTCTGAGGAAATTACTCGATTGGAGAGCCATATTCAACAATTTCAAGATTACATTGGATCTGAAGGGCAGGTGGGTCGTAAGCTTGAGTTCCTAACTCAGGAGATCAATCGAGAGTTAAACACAATAGGAGGCAAGGCCAACAACCTTCACGTGAGCAAGCTGATTATCGAAGCCAAAAGCGAGGTTGAGCGAGTCAGAGAGCAAGTTCAAAACGTGGAATGA
- the gpmI gene encoding 2,3-bisphosphoglycerate-independent phosphoglycerate mutase, which yields MRDTSVTLIIRDGWGVNHRQDQDPFNAVKLAQTPIADRITQECPRTEISASGEEVGLYAGVMGNSEVGHQNIGAGRIVQQQIVRIDEAFKSREIRSQPAMGICLARLKETGGNLHLIGLASDVGVHSVLRHLYGLIEIAKELPENRVFLHLFTDGRDSPPFDGLRYIREIEKRCHEIGLGRIATVCGRYWGMDRDQRWERVELAYECLVGRRARSKASNAVAAVKQAYSCSQDQKMVGDEFILPTWIVDSSGNPIGRIKNGDSVLFFNFRGDRPREITRAFISDSFVHFDRGRKLDLFYATLTDYEHGLCRNVIFPKAAPMRNTLGSLFSDRGIRQFRCAETEKYPHVTYFFNDYREEPFLGEERRMVPSPRNVTTYDQKPEMSACKVTEATCRAILSRDYPFVMVNFANPDMVGHTGSLESTVQACEVVDQCVEKILASVHKVQGSAMITADHGNAEQMWDPISDTPHTSHTFNPVEVVLVGEPCRFLDLKNGGCLADISPTILQLMDIGQASEMTGKTLIR from the coding sequence TTGAGGGATACATCAGTTACGCTTATAATTCGTGACGGATGGGGGGTTAATCATAGACAAGATCAGGACCCCTTCAATGCGGTCAAGCTTGCCCAGACACCGATAGCAGACAGAATAACGCAGGAATGCCCTAGAACCGAAATTTCCGCGAGCGGTGAAGAGGTGGGCCTTTACGCTGGTGTAATGGGGAACAGCGAGGTTGGACACCAAAACATAGGAGCTGGACGCATTGTCCAACAGCAGATTGTTCGAATCGATGAGGCCTTTAAAAGCCGGGAGATAAGAAGCCAGCCAGCAATGGGAATATGCTTGGCCAGGTTAAAGGAAACTGGTGGTAATCTCCATCTCATTGGACTTGCCTCCGATGTTGGTGTTCATTCGGTACTTCGCCACCTTTATGGCCTTATTGAGATAGCGAAAGAGCTCCCTGAAAACAGAGTCTTTCTTCATCTTTTTACCGATGGCCGCGATTCACCTCCTTTCGATGGTTTAAGGTACATTCGAGAAATAGAAAAACGCTGTCATGAGATTGGATTAGGTCGAATAGCTACAGTCTGCGGTCGCTATTGGGGTATGGATCGTGACCAACGTTGGGAGAGAGTCGAACTTGCATATGAATGTCTTGTCGGACGACGTGCCCGATCAAAGGCTTCTAATGCTGTTGCTGCCGTAAAACAGGCCTATAGCTGCTCTCAGGATCAAAAAATGGTAGGGGATGAATTTATTCTCCCGACATGGATAGTCGATTCATCAGGGAACCCAATTGGGAGAATTAAAAATGGGGATTCCGTCCTCTTCTTCAATTTCCGTGGTGATCGTCCTCGAGAGATAACCCGAGCCTTTATCAGCGATTCTTTTGTTCATTTTGATCGGGGAAGAAAGTTGGATTTATTCTATGCTACCTTGACTGACTATGAACATGGGCTCTGTCGAAATGTAATATTTCCAAAGGCCGCCCCGATGAGAAATACCCTTGGAAGCTTGTTCTCGGATAGAGGAATTAGGCAATTCAGATGTGCCGAGACTGAAAAGTATCCACACGTTACATATTTCTTTAATGACTATCGGGAAGAGCCTTTTCTTGGTGAAGAACGAAGAATGGTTCCGAGTCCAAGAAATGTAACCACTTATGACCAGAAACCTGAAATGTCAGCTTGCAAGGTAACTGAAGCTACTTGCAGGGCCATCTTAAGTCGCGATTATCCATTCGTCATGGTCAATTTTGCTAATCCCGATATGGTTGGCCATACGGGTTCCCTGGAATCCACCGTCCAGGCTTGCGAAGTGGTAGATCAGTGTGTTGAGAAAATTCTAGCCAGTGTACATAAGGTACAAGGATCTGCTATGATTACTGCAGATCACGGAAATGCTGAGCAGATGTGGGACCCAATCAGCGATACCCCTCACACTAGCCATACCTTTAATCCGGTTGAAGTTGTTCTAGTAGGTGAGCCTTGTCGTTTTCTTGATTTAAAGAACGGAGGGTGCCTTGCTGACATCTCACCTACAATCCTTCAGCTGATGGACATTGGGCAGGCCTCGGAAATGACTGGGAAAACGCTGATTCGCTGA
- the ileS gene encoding Isoleucine--tRNA ligase has protein sequence MTQLIRNYKDTLNLPDTAFPMRANSVQREPERIAHWDKIDLYRRIQEKNAAGKNFILHDGPPYANGNIHLGHALNKILKDIILRYKSMRGYSTPYVPGWDCHGLPIEQQVFKEVGDRIHTMSPTKIRGRCHNYASKYIEIQKKQFKRLGILGEWEAPYCTFDPEFEVGILQCFRELVAKGLVRKGFKVVHWDPIFRTAIAEAEVEYHSHQSDSIFVRFPLFNPERFDALKNLPDVALVVWTTTPWTLPANEGVCLHPSFEYVAVSHEGRTSIVAAERVDAFIEDCGITDGTIVGKISSNLFDRSVCQHPIFSDRTSLIMLGNHVTMDQGTGCVHTAPGHGTDDFAIAQKYKLPISVPVDAKGCFTDDYSEMSGEFVFDANPKIIRDLKERGLLVAASQITHDYPFSWRSKKPIIFRATEQWFMEFEEGSIRQHALDAIESTINWIPQWGYERIRNMIRDRPDWCLSRQRSWGVPIPSIRSKASGNSVLELEVIDRFIDAVKSKGTDCWFTDPIESFLPPGFTYKSTGESNAGDFEKETDVLDVWFDSGSSHIAVLEGDDRLSSPADLYLEGSDQHRGWFQSSLLTSIGARNQAPYKAVLTHGFILDGEGNAMSKSLGNVVSPLDIINKSGGDILRLWVASVDYRNDIRLSEEIISHVVETYRTIRNTLRFQLGNLFDFDPEKDLLEIEELLPLDRWALYHTSDLVESVQDSYEEYEFQRIYQLINRFTTVTLSATYHDILKDRLYTLKPSSKERRSAQTTIYHINQILTRLIAPILVFTADESGAHSIKQGAYAESSIHLQEFPNVPMEWKSGKIPQMMEEIMKVRIQINESLENLRKEKTIGQSLEAEVEIKGSVSNKSFQILKKFEEFLPEIFIVSKVYLVVKQSNNSELSITVKKATGNRCLRCWRWAEEVSQDHEESPVCGRCITVLNDRS, from the coding sequence ATGACCCAGTTGATCAGGAACTATAAAGACACCCTGAATCTCCCCGATACCGCTTTCCCTATGAGGGCGAACTCGGTGCAACGAGAACCTGAGCGCATCGCTCATTGGGACAAGATAGATCTCTATCGGAGAATTCAAGAAAAGAACGCAGCGGGCAAGAATTTTATTCTGCACGATGGTCCACCTTACGCCAATGGGAATATTCACCTTGGCCATGCCCTGAATAAGATATTGAAGGATATCATCCTTCGTTATAAATCCATGCGGGGCTATTCCACGCCATATGTACCCGGTTGGGATTGCCATGGGCTTCCCATCGAACAGCAAGTTTTTAAAGAAGTAGGAGACCGGATTCACACCATGTCCCCTACTAAGATTAGAGGCAGGTGTCACAATTACGCCTCCAAATACATAGAAATCCAAAAGAAACAATTCAAGCGTCTCGGAATTCTGGGGGAATGGGAAGCACCCTATTGCACTTTTGATCCCGAATTTGAAGTTGGAATCCTACAGTGTTTCCGGGAACTCGTTGCCAAGGGCCTAGTACGAAAAGGTTTCAAGGTTGTCCATTGGGATCCAATTTTTCGAACTGCGATAGCTGAAGCCGAAGTCGAGTACCATTCCCATCAATCAGACTCGATTTTCGTCCGGTTTCCATTATTTAATCCCGAACGTTTCGACGCCTTGAAGAATCTACCCGATGTTGCGTTGGTAGTTTGGACGACAACACCATGGACATTACCTGCTAACGAAGGAGTCTGCCTACACCCAAGCTTTGAATACGTCGCTGTTAGTCACGAAGGAAGGACTTCCATCGTAGCAGCCGAACGAGTTGATGCATTCATAGAAGATTGCGGAATCACAGATGGGACGATTGTAGGCAAAATCTCATCTAACTTATTTGATCGCTCGGTGTGCCAGCATCCTATTTTCAGCGACCGCACTAGCTTGATCATGCTAGGCAACCATGTAACAATGGATCAAGGAACCGGGTGCGTCCATACAGCACCAGGACATGGGACTGATGATTTTGCCATCGCACAAAAATACAAACTACCAATTTCGGTCCCGGTAGATGCAAAGGGGTGCTTTACTGATGACTATTCTGAAATGTCAGGAGAATTCGTATTTGATGCTAATCCCAAAATCATCCGAGATCTGAAAGAGAGAGGTCTGCTCGTTGCTGCTTCTCAGATCACCCACGATTACCCCTTTAGTTGGAGAAGCAAAAAGCCGATCATCTTTAGGGCGACAGAGCAGTGGTTCATGGAATTCGAAGAAGGCTCGATTCGCCAACATGCATTAGATGCTATTGAATCAACAATTAATTGGATCCCTCAGTGGGGCTACGAGCGAATTCGTAATATGATACGGGATAGACCAGACTGGTGTCTCTCCCGTCAACGCTCCTGGGGAGTTCCCATCCCCTCAATCCGCTCCAAAGCTTCCGGGAACTCAGTTCTGGAACTGGAAGTCATTGATCGATTCATAGATGCGGTAAAGTCAAAAGGGACAGACTGCTGGTTCACCGATCCTATCGAGAGTTTCCTTCCTCCAGGATTTACTTATAAATCAACTGGCGAATCAAACGCTGGAGACTTTGAGAAGGAAACGGACGTACTCGATGTCTGGTTTGATTCTGGATCCAGCCATATAGCTGTACTAGAGGGGGACGATCGCCTCTCCTCTCCCGCTGATCTCTATCTAGAAGGAAGCGATCAACATAGGGGTTGGTTTCAAAGTTCTCTTCTCACCTCAATCGGCGCACGAAATCAAGCTCCCTATAAAGCTGTTCTCACCCATGGATTTATACTTGATGGCGAAGGTAATGCGATGAGCAAATCCTTGGGAAATGTGGTTTCCCCTCTTGATATAATAAATAAGAGCGGTGGGGATATCTTGCGCCTCTGGGTTGCCAGCGTGGACTATCGGAACGATATTCGATTATCAGAAGAAATAATATCCCACGTAGTAGAAACTTATCGGACCATACGAAACACTTTGAGGTTTCAACTTGGAAATCTTTTCGATTTCGATCCCGAAAAGGACCTGCTTGAGATTGAGGAACTACTTCCTCTCGATCGTTGGGCGCTCTATCACACATCTGACTTGGTCGAATCAGTCCAAGACTCATACGAAGAATACGAATTCCAAAGGATTTACCAACTAATCAACCGTTTCACAACAGTAACCCTTTCTGCGACCTATCATGACATTCTCAAAGACCGTCTTTATACTCTCAAACCTTCGTCAAAGGAGCGCCGATCGGCCCAAACAACTATTTATCACATCAATCAAATTCTGACGAGACTGATCGCACCAATTCTTGTCTTTACTGCGGATGAATCAGGTGCCCATAGCATAAAACAAGGGGCCTATGCCGAAAGTTCCATTCACCTGCAAGAGTTTCCCAACGTCCCTATGGAATGGAAATCTGGGAAGATTCCGCAAATGATGGAGGAAATCATGAAGGTGCGGATTCAAATCAATGAATCTCTAGAAAATCTTAGAAAAGAAAAAACCATCGGTCAATCCTTGGAAGCAGAAGTAGAAATTAAAGGAAGTGTATCGAATAAATCCTTTCAGATACTCAAGAAGTTTGAGGAATTCCTTCCGGAAATTTTTATTGTCTCCAAAGTCTACCTCGTAGTTAAACAATCAAATAATTCTGAACTGTCTATAACCGTAAAGAAAGCAACAGGTAACCGCTGCCTTAGATGTTGGCGCTGGGCTGAAGAGGTTTCCCAAGACCATGAAGAAAGCCCCGTTTGTGGGCGCTGCATAACTGTCCTAAATGATAGAAGCTAA
- the trpB gene encoding Tryptophan synthase beta chain, with translation MTKKTNPKRIDRFSLPDSTGHFGPYGGMYVPETLVTALLELDAAYEEAKNDPSFIDELEYHLKEFAGRPTELYLAKQLSKFLGGAKIYFKREDLLHTGAHKINNCLGQALLALRMGKERIIAETGAGQHGVATAAVCAKFGLDCVVFMGAKDMERQALNVFRMELCGAEVRAVDAGEKTLKEAINEAMRDWVTNVRNTHYILGSALGAHPYPKMVRDFHRRIGQETRRQILKKEGRLPTELVACIGGGSNAIGFFWDFLEDDDVRLVGIEAGGEGLALGRHAARFEGGKVGVLHGCKTYILQNPDGQINLTHSVSAGLDYAAIGPEHAFYHDRGRIYYSYATDSEVLEAFQVLSQKEGIIPALESTHAVAYAMKRAPQMKRDDILVLNLSGRGDKDVSQAQSLL, from the coding sequence ATGACTAAAAAGACCAACCCGAAAAGAATCGATAGGTTTAGTTTGCCGGATAGTACAGGTCATTTTGGGCCCTATGGTGGTATGTATGTACCAGAAACATTGGTTACGGCCCTTCTCGAATTGGACGCAGCCTATGAAGAGGCAAAGAATGACCCTTCCTTCATAGATGAATTAGAGTATCACCTAAAGGAATTCGCCGGGCGACCAACAGAACTCTATCTAGCAAAACAACTAAGCAAATTTCTTGGTGGAGCAAAAATCTATTTCAAGAGAGAGGATCTTCTTCATACTGGAGCGCATAAGATAAACAATTGCCTAGGCCAGGCACTGCTTGCCCTGAGAATGGGAAAAGAGAGGATTATCGCTGAAACTGGTGCAGGGCAACATGGGGTAGCAACAGCCGCTGTATGTGCAAAATTTGGCCTGGACTGTGTTGTCTTTATGGGAGCAAAGGATATGGAGAGGCAAGCCTTGAATGTTTTTAGAATGGAGCTTTGTGGGGCTGAAGTTAGAGCTGTTGATGCTGGAGAGAAGACTCTTAAGGAGGCAATTAATGAGGCAATGCGTGACTGGGTGACAAATGTTCGAAATACTCACTACATTCTCGGATCTGCACTAGGAGCTCACCCGTATCCCAAAATGGTACGTGATTTTCATCGTCGGATAGGCCAGGAAACACGGCGGCAAATCCTGAAAAAAGAAGGTCGTTTACCAACGGAGCTAGTTGCTTGCATTGGAGGTGGAAGTAATGCGATAGGGTTCTTCTGGGATTTCCTCGAAGACGATGATGTAAGATTAGTTGGTATCGAGGCAGGCGGAGAAGGACTTGCTCTGGGTAGGCATGCCGCACGTTTTGAAGGAGGAAAAGTCGGTGTTCTTCATGGATGTAAAACCTATATCCTCCAGAACCCTGACGGGCAAATTAACTTGACTCATTCTGTGTCAGCTGGGCTGGACTATGCAGCTATTGGGCCAGAACACGCCTTCTACCACGACCGTGGCAGAATTTATTACAGCTATGCAACAGATTCAGAGGTGCTAGAAGCGTTTCAGGTTTTATCCCAGAAAGAGGGAATTATTCCGGCTCTTGAATCAACGCATGCAGTTGCATACGCAATGAAGAGAGCTCCGCAAATGAAACGCGATGACATTCTCGTTCTCAACCTGAGTGGAAGAGGAGATAAAGATGTTTCGCAGGCCCAATCCCTTTTGTGA
- the lspA gene encoding Lipoprotein signal peptidase translates to MLAKYFRFYLISIIILISDQLTKFWISNQSGLKFGSYWPNGGIEIIPKFFYLAYAGNSGAAWGILSGFNTGLILFAIVALVIIFILRNQIGLKDSAVQWPLGLLSGGVVGNLFDRILHGYVIDFIDIRIFGFHWPAFNLADSGITIGVIYYLLLSHVRKPLGLQ, encoded by the coding sequence GTGCTAGCAAAATACTTTAGATTTTATCTAATCTCCATCATCATTCTGATCTCTGATCAACTCACAAAATTTTGGATCAGTAATCAGTCAGGACTAAAATTCGGAAGCTATTGGCCGAACGGAGGTATTGAGATCATTCCTAAATTCTTCTATTTGGCTTATGCAGGAAACTCGGGGGCAGCATGGGGTATATTAAGCGGTTTTAATACGGGATTGATTTTATTCGCCATTGTCGCGCTAGTCATCATCTTCATATTACGAAATCAAATCGGTCTTAAAGACTCTGCAGTCCAATGGCCACTCGGTTTGCTATCCGGGGGAGTTGTGGGCAATCTATTTGATCGTATATTACATGGATACGTAATCGACTTTATTGATATTAGAATATTCGGTTTTCATTGGCCGGCTTTTAATTTAGCCGATAGCGGGATAACAATCGGAGTAATCTACTACTTATTGCTCTCACACGTGAGAAAACCTTTGGGATTACAATAA